GATTTtgaaaaaatgcagtatctgtgaagcacaataaaacaaggtatgcctgtacgtCCAAACcgttacaagagagaaagaaacttatTTAAGGCAGTGTCACTCTGGCTCTCTGTGACTGGCAACTGAACCTTTTTCTACTGATATGCTTGCCTAGTTAAAGGAAGTGATTTCCAAGCTGATATCAAGATGCTGGACGTTACCTTGGTGAAGAGGAGGCAGGGAAATTGGTACAGACTGAGAGCACAAGACACATTTGGAGAACTAAAGAAGGCCAGGGCGGATGTCGGGGGAAGGGCATAGAATAAAGGTGAAATGAAGCCGGGAAAGTTGGCAAGACCTTGCAGACCCTGTGAAGgagttggatttttattttatatgtgaagGAAGCCACAGAAGTGACCTAAGTAAAAATAGGATTAAGGGGGAAATGGCAGGAACTTTGGAAGTTTCTTCTGGCTGCAGAGGAAGAATAGATGTGTGTCTGTATGGGGTATGTGTGCAGAGTGGTCATAGACCAGTTGGGAGGGTCTTGCAGTGGTTCAGGTGAGAGATGGATTATGGTGGCCTGGATTATTGTGGTAGGATTCTTATattcttcagaaaatatttatttcacatctGATACATCCCAGATACCCTTCTAGGTGCtgtctgccctcaaggaacttagaCGCTAGTAGGAGGTGGCATATAATACACAAATAGAGGTGGCCAGTGGTGATAAGagctataaagaaaaatgaagcagcggtgacacagtggttaagaatccacctgccaatgcagaggacatgggttcgagccctggtccgggaagatcccacatgccgcggagcgactaagcccgtgagccacaactactgcagcctgcatgcctagagcctgtgctctgcaacaaagagaagccaccacaataagaagccctcacactgcaacaaagagtagcccctgctcgccacaactagagaaagcctatgcacagcaacgaagacccaaggcagccaaaaaattaattaattaattatttttaaaaaagaagaaaaatgaagcagggagagaggggaacGGGGTGCTATTTTATGTAGAAaggtcagggaagccctgaagaaagTGAGGAAGTCAGCTGTGTGGATTTCCAGGAAGAGAGAATAACATGTGCAAAGGCAGAAGCAAAGAGACACGTATAGCTGAAGTGGGATGAGCAAACAGGAAAGTGTTGAGGTAAGAGGTACTAGAGCTAatagggatggaggtgggggaggggggcagatcATGGATGTCCTTGCAGGTCCTGGGCAGAACTTTGGCTTTCACTTTAGATGAGatgggaggggagtggagggttTCAGCAGAGAGATGTAGTCTGAGGAGCTGAGATTTTAAAAGGATTACCCACGTTGCTCTATAGAGAATAGACTAAAGGCAGGCCAAGGCAGAGCAGGAAGGCCAGTTGGGAGGCTACTGCAACAGTCCAGGTAACAGATGATGGTGGCAGAGGAGATGGGGAGAATCAGACAAATTTGAGACTCATGTAGGCGGTACAACCTACAGGACTTACTGATGGATCAGAGGGCAAGGGATCAGGGCCGACTGCCAGGTTTCTGGCTTGCGGAATTGTATGGCTGGGGGATGCCATTCACTGAGATGGCAATGCCAGCGGAGGCCCAGGTCTGGGTGGAGATCATGAGGTTTGTCGCAGGCATGTTAGGTGGGAAATACGTCTGAGCCCTCCGAGGAGGTTAAGTTGGTGGTTGGTCATATGGCCCCGGAGCTCAGAGACTTTTGCTTGATAAAGTGTGGTCTATCACCTCCTAACAGGTGAACTGATAACCTCATTTCCCTCCTCAGAATGAGCGAGAACAGATCATGACCACCAATGTCTGGCTGAAACAGGTAAGTGCCCTGCAGGGTCCCCAGCCCAAGGAGGCGTTTTCTCCAGGGCTGCCCCTTGGCGGCGAGGGACCTACAAGTGACGGGGCCTTGCCTGTCTGCTCAGGAATGGACAGACTACCGCCTGGCCTGGAACAGCTCCCGCTATGAGGGTGTGAACATCCTGAGGATCCCCGCAAAGCGCGTCTGGCTGCCTGACATCGTGCTTTACAACAAGTTAAGTGGCAGGGCTGGCCAAGGTGGTGAGGGCCAGGCCTCCAGTCCTGCGCTTCACCCAGACTTCCAAGCTGTCAGGCTGCAAGAGGAATTAGAGACGAGCAGGGCCAGCACCCTCAGTTACAGATGGGGAATTGGAGGCCAGAGATGGGGAGGGCCTTGCGACTCACTCAGGCACAGCTGGGACCCGGGCCACCATCCTGACCccaagtccagtgctctttctgtcctccatactgtcctctttctttctaaacttgctttttaattaattaattaatttatttattttgggctcttggtttctgtgcgagggctttctctagtcgcggcgagcgggggccactcttcatcgcggtgcgcaggcctctcactatcgcggcctctcttgttgcggagcacaggctccagacacgcgggctcagtagttgtggctcacgggcctagttgctccgcggcatatgggatcttcccagaccagggctcgaacccgtgtcccctgcattagcaggcagattctcaaccactgtgccaccagggaagccccatactgtcCTCTTTCTGACCTTCGGTTGCTCTGTCAGTGTTGGGTGTTGGTAGCACTGACTTGATATGCATAAATATCTCAGGTAGGTGGAGGGGGATAAAGAGACTTCCCAGGTCGCAGTCCTACCAGCAGAAGTGAGAAATGATTAGGAGTAGGTGATCTAAGGACAGAAAGACCTGACTTCAAATCTTAACTGTACTGCTTACTAGTTTTCTGACCTTGAAGAGGACaactaacttctctgagccttgtttttccccatctgtaaaatggggatgataataatatctacttcattggactgttgtgaggcttaaatgagcaAATCTATGTAAAGCCTTCACGCTGTTTCATGGCAGGGCTCTCGCCACCAGGCAGTTGCCAAGTAAAGCAGGCCTTTCCGGTGAGGTCATGGGGGTTTGGAAGAGTGATTAGTGAGAAGTAATCCTGCAGGGCTCTTTGGCGAGTTCTAAGAACAGCCAGGCATCATCTATGGATTTCATGATATTCTCCTCCacgccctgtccccacccccagtgcCGACGGTACCTACGAGGTGTCTCTCTACACCAATGTGGTGGTCCGCTCCAATGGAAGCATAATGTGGCTGCCCCCTGCCATCTACAAGAGTGCCTGCAAGATCGAGGTGAAGCACTTCCCCTTTGACCAGCAGAACTGCACCCTCAAGTTCCGCTCTTGGACCTACGACCACACAGAGATCGACATGGTCCTCAAGTCACCCACGGCCAGCATGGATGACTTCACCCCCAGTGGTGAATGGGACATAGTTGCCCTCCCTGGGCGAAGGACGGTGAACCCGCAGGACCCCAGCTACGTGGACGTGACTTACGACTTCATCATCAAGCGCAAGCCGCTCTTCTACACCATCAACCTCATCATCCCCTGCGTGCTCATCACCTCCCTGGCCATCCTCGTCTTCTACCTGCCCTCCGACTGCGGCGAGAAGATGACGCTGTGCATCTCTGTGCTGCTGGCGCTCACCGTCTTCCTGCTGCTCATCTCCAAGATCGTGCCGCCCACCTCCCTCGACGTGCCGCTCATCGGCAAATACCTCATGTTCACCATGGTGCTGGTTACCTTCTCCATCGTCACCAGCGTCTGTGTGCTCAACGTGCACCACCGCTCACCCAGCACGCACACCATGGCACCCTGGGTCAAGCGCTGCTTCCTACACAAGCTGCCCACTTTCCTTTTCATGAAGCGCCCTGACAGCAGCCCCTCCAGGGCCCCCCAGCCCAGTCAGGCTCACCTGACCAAGTCCAAGGCCGCCACTACCGCCTCGGCCATGGGCCCCGCCAGCTCCTCCAACCTCTACGGGAACTCCATGTACTTTGTGAACCCTGCCTCTGCAGCTCCCAAATCTCCAGCCGGCTCTGACTCAGCGGGTATCCCCAGGGATTTCCGGCTGAGGTCTTCTGGGAGGTTCAAGCAGGATGTGCAGGAGGCTTTAGAGGGTGTCAGCTTCATTGCCCAGCACATGAAGAGTGACGATCAGGACCAGAGTGTAAGTTGCTAGCCCAGCCCCCAACACCGGCCCATTGGAAGAGGCTGGGATAATATAGTCAGTTTCCCATTTCCTGAAGTTAATTCATGAGACAAGGGTTCTCAAACTCTTTGTTTGAATAAGGAATCCAAAACTGAAATGAGTTTTATTCTAGTTTCGTGCATGAAGGGATAGGAAGGAAGTACTAGTGATCCTTTTTGGTTTGTTGTGGGTTCCCCACAACCTGATATAAACAcctgggcagagggagatttTTTGAGAAGTGATCCCCAGCAAGCACagtgaggaagtggagaaagtgagacagggaaaggtGGAAAGCCAATGTCGGTATCAGTGAGCAGGATACTGCCACGGGCTCTGGAGGCTAGTCCAGTCAGAGAACCTCTGCGGAAGCCGGAAGCATGGAAGCAACTCTCAGAATCATcccccaggagggaggagggtatTTGCCCATTAGCTCCCATCCCCAAGGCTCTAGTAACCTTGGGGGCATTAACTCCCCTGCACTTCCTGGTTTTGCCAGCTGGTTGTGAAGCAAGCAGTTTGGgtgctagagaaagccctggggcagagaagagaggagaagcagGCAGAAAGTGGAAGGCCATCGTGGGCTGGAAAATGATTCTGCAGCCTTTAGGGACACAGGTGGGCCAGGGCACCAAGGGCATATGCTCCCATCCTTGTCAGGCTTGCCAAGAAGCCATACAAACATTTATAACTCTTAGGAGTATAGAACCATCCATTTAAATATTATTGCTACTAGGATAATAAATTATCAAGTACAATTACAGATTTCTAAAAAGAGGTTAAGTTTACTTCCCCAGGACAAAGCCGTGAGCTCTAGAGTTTAGGTGTCTTGACTGACTCCTTTGAAGTTAATGCTTCAAAGGACGATTTTATAACTAAACACAGAACGTGATGGTACGGTTAGAAATTTTCACACACATTTCCAGACTGGGTTGGAGAACAAGTTTCAGACTCTTGGGA
The genomic region above belongs to Phocoena phocoena chromosome 2, mPhoPho1.1, whole genome shotgun sequence and contains:
- the CHRNB4 gene encoding neuronal acetylcholine receptor subunit beta-4; its protein translation is MRSLLPLLLFSLVALCGRGDCRVANAEEKLMDDLLNKTRYNNLIRPATSSSELISIQLQLSLAQLISVNEREQIMTTNVWLKQEWTDYRLAWNSSRYEGVNILRIPAKRVWLPDIVLYNNADGTYEVSLYTNVVVRSNGSIMWLPPAIYKSACKIEVKHFPFDQQNCTLKFRSWTYDHTEIDMVLKSPTASMDDFTPSGEWDIVALPGRRTVNPQDPSYVDVTYDFIIKRKPLFYTINLIIPCVLITSLAILVFYLPSDCGEKMTLCISVLLALTVFLLLISKIVPPTSLDVPLIGKYLMFTMVLVTFSIVTSVCVLNVHHRSPSTHTMAPWVKRCFLHKLPTFLFMKRPDSSPSRAPQPSQAHLTKSKAATTASAMGPASSSNLYGNSMYFVNPASAAPKSPAGSDSAGIPRDFRLRSSGRFKQDVQEALEGVSFIAQHMKSDDQDQSVIEDWKYVAMVVDRLFLWVFVVVCVLGTVGLFLPPLFQTHTPSEGP